TGACTTGGCTAACCGTCATTGTTCTCCATTTGTTTCACACAACTGACAGGCGTACCGCGCACGAAAAACCCTGATAGTCATCAATGGCCCGACAGATTCCGTTTCCTTTCGTCCACTGCGCACATCTGGCAGAGCAGCCATTCATTTCCGCAGTCTGCTTCTACAAACTCGTTAGCATGCGATCGACTTTCGGTTATTAGATTTGCAGGGTATAACTCTGCTTTTCCCTCGTCACATCTGCATGAAAGGCCTTACATTTAAATATTATAATCTCTGGACTACCCTTACACTGACAGAGACCTATCAGGAAGACTCTTTATGGCGCCAGCAAAAGATACAACAGTCTGTACCGTTAGTTTAGGTTGTATTAACTATTCCTTTGTTGATATCTTCTCTCGGCGCCTCAGGTCAATCGGCTATGATCCCAATGTGAACGAGGTCATCTCGATCCATGCGAAATCCGATAATAAGGTTCTTGCCACCATAGACTCGGTCATAATCTGCGAGGCGAATGTCGTGATCAGTGCCGTTTCCACCCATGTGACAAAAGCCAAAAATCCCGAGATATCCTGTGTAATACCAGTCGCTGACGGTAATCGATGGTTTAGATCATGATTGATCGTCTAATAGAATGGCAACGTTACTTGCTGAGCACAAGCATCATACATGCCTTCTCGCAACTTTTTGGAGGTCTAATATCGCTCCTTTATGAAAAAATATTCCATGAGTCAGCAGGCGCGGAGGCAATGAAGTTTGCCAAGAATCTATCTTACGTGGGCCTAGGCACAATATTGTCAACAATATTTTCATTCTCGTATAACATCATCGCAGGGCGAGTGCTCGGCCCCGCCGGATATGGTGGTTTCACGCTTGTCCAATCCATCGCCATGTTCTTGTATATTCCCATGCTTTTAGGGCTGAATACTGCTATGATAAAATATTGTGCAGAGAGCAGAGATCTGTACCAGCAACGCAAAATTATCTCAACGACGTATGGCGTCGTCATCGGCCTGACTATAGTTACACTACTGCTCTATGGCGTCTTTAGATATCAGATTGCAGATGTCTTCTCTGTAAGTCAAGAAATCATCGCAATATCGGTTCTTTTTGCATTGCTTTTTGTATACTACACTCTGGCAATCAGTAGCCTCCGTGGTCTGCACCAGATGAAGGATTATGCGGTCTTTCAGCCGATCTACGGGGTTACGCTGTTGTCGGCGCTTCTAGTTTTCATTTATATCCAGTTCAATTCCTTTAAAGCAATGGTTTACGCGACATGTCTTGCCTACGGGATAGTCGGGTCTATTATCGTACTGATATTCCTCAGAAAACACCTGTCGTTTATCATCGACCGTTCATGGCTTTCGACACTATGGAAATATAGTTCGGTGGCGGTCATAGGGGGGATATCCTTCACTCTCTATACCAGCATCGACCGGATTATGATCAACTACTACATGGATGTTGAGAGTGTGGGAATCTACGGGGTGTATTATTACGCATCGTTCACGGTGTTAATGCTGATCTCAGGAGTATTTACAACTGTTTTCTTCCCAACATCGTCAAAGACGCATGATAAAAGGGCACTCTACGCGAAACTCAATAAATTTGTTCCGTATTTACTGATTCTGGGGGTGCCGGCAGCGTTACTAGGTGAGTACATTATTTTACGACTGTTTGGGGAGGGCTATCCTATACAACTTCCACTCATGCTTGTATTTGCGGTCGCCGCAATTCTGGTGACATGGTATGAGATATATGCATGGTTTTTTAACTCAGAGGGGATACAGGGATCTAAATTAACAGTCTCTGGGACGTTGATCATTGCAATCGCAAACATCGTCTTAAATCTCATACTTATCCCACGATTCGGGCTTTACGGTGCTATTGGGGCAACAGCACTCGCTTTCGCACTCGGTCTAGGCTACAACTTCTACCGGGGGAAA
This portion of the Methanoculleus caldifontis genome encodes:
- a CDS encoding flippase; amino-acid sequence: MKFAKNLSYVGLGTILSTIFSFSYNIIAGRVLGPAGYGGFTLVQSIAMFLYIPMLLGLNTAMIKYCAESRDLYQQRKIISTTYGVVIGLTIVTLLLYGVFRYQIADVFSVSQEIIAISVLFALLFVYYTLAISSLRGLHQMKDYAVFQPIYGVTLLSALLVFIYIQFNSFKAMVYATCLAYGIVGSIIVLIFLRKHLSFIIDRSWLSTLWKYSSVAVIGGISFTLYTSIDRIMINYYMDVESVGIYGVYYYASFTVLMLISGVFTTVFFPTSSKTHDKRALYAKLNKFVPYLLILGVPAALLGEYIILRLFGEGYPIQLPLMLVFAVAAILVTWYEIYAWFFNSEGIQGSKLTVSGTLIIAIANIVLNLILIPRFGLYGAIGATALAFALGLGYNFYRGKRFFTRRLAQQHLRN